In the genome of Cryptomeria japonica chromosome 8, Sugi_1.0, whole genome shotgun sequence, one region contains:
- the LOC131061480 gene encoding uncharacterized protein LOC131061480, translating into MEKLYTSTSTSTSHSQHQHKSSWREVANEEIKSTGNVATAAIAGTSTMQEMPETKMDANQCSKQNIALENTRNGVLKMDDEKHSDIERQCSKYKVFRIGPTPGRLKIVRQRHMSSVDNLHDKLDFKPTSLPSQTKLKSRDDKSVKEKIEASKKRLQDGYQRAEKAKKQRTVKVIELQDVPSLKSMRPTQMRA; encoded by the exons ATGGAGAAGCTTTAcacatctacatctacatctacatccCACTCTCAACATCAACATAAAAG TAGCTGGAGAGAGGTGGCAAATGAAGAGATAAAATCTACTGGAAATGTTGCTACAGCTGCAATAGCAG GCACATCTACAATGCAAGAAATGCCTGAAACAAAAATGGATGCCAATCAGTGTAGCAAGCAAAACATTGCCTTAGAAAACACAAGAAATGGGGTGCTAAAAATGGATGATGAAAAGCATTCAGATATAGAGCGTCAATGTAGTAAATACAAGGTTTTCAGAATTGGTCCTACTCCAGGGAGACTGAAAATTGTAAGGCAGCGACATATGTCCTCTGTAGATAATTTGCATGACAAGTTGGATTTCAAGCCTACCTCTCTTCCTTCCCAAACT AAATTGAAATCTCGTGATGATAAATCTGTAAAAGAGAAGATAGAAGCATCAAAGAAAAGGCTTCAAGATGGGTACCAACGAGCTGAAAAGG CGAAGAAGCAACGCACAGTTAAAGTAATTGAATTGCAAGACGTACCGTCATTGAAATCTATGAGGCCAACTCAGATGCGAGCTTAA